Proteins from a single region of Primulina tabacum isolate GXHZ01 chromosome 5, ASM2559414v2, whole genome shotgun sequence:
- the LOC142546931 gene encoding uncharacterized protein LOC142546931 produces MGEQEIKNSSNTENIIALSSSSSSLSSSCDEREDLQRLERAPPFWRTKKRLSKQLSMCETPRDMAWERRRRQFLFQERRRNGVNDDVITDEDMYELKGCIELGFGFNEENGQRLCPTIPALDLYFAVSRQFSSSPISSPASSSGSNSSSMSLGVRSSSFGSPTSDSDSWKICSPGDDPQQVKTKLRHWAQAVACSLMQSSPSSSLS; encoded by the exons ATGGGAGAAcaggaaattaagaattcaTCAAATACTGAGAATATTATTGCATTAtcctcatcatcatcttcattATCTTCTTCTTGTGACGAAAGAGAGGATTTGCAACGTTTAGAGCGTGCTCCACCCTTCTGGAGGACGAAGAAACGGCTGTCGAAACAACTCTCTATGTGCGAAACACCCCGTGACATGGCGTGGGAGAGGCGCCGTCGTCAATTTCTTTTCCAAGAGAGGCGTCGAAATGGGGTAAACGATGATGTGATCACGGATGAGGACATGTATGAATTGAAGGGTTGCATAGAATTAGGGTTTGGGTTCAACGAAGAAAATGGTCAGAGGCTGTGTCCCACCATTCCTGCCTTGGATCTTTACTTTGCTGTGAGCCGACAGTTTTCTAGTAGTCCCATCTCAAGCCCAGCTAGCAGTAGTGGCTCCAACTCATCCTCGATGTCCCTCGGGGTCCGATCATCATCGTTCGGGAGCCCGACTAGCGATTCTGATTCATGGAAGATTTGCAGTCCTG GCGATGATCCTCAACAAGTAAAGACGAAGTTGAGGCATTGGGCTCAAGCCGTGGCTTGTTCTCTCATGCAATCCTCCCCTTCTTCCTCTCTCTCTTGA